In Heyndrickxia vini, the sequence GAAGAAGAACTAACAAAAATTGTTATAGAAACAATTAATGAAGTTGGTGCAACTTCAAAAGCTGAAATGGGAAAAGTGATGAGTGCCATCATGCCAAAAGTAAAAGTAAAAGGAAAAGCAGATGGTTCAACTGTAAATAATATCGTTAAGCAGCAACTATCCTAATAAAAGCCGGGAAGTATTTTACTTCCCGGCTTTTTTCATAGCAAGATAATACTACAAAAATAATGAAACTTTTGTTCTACTCAATCGTAAAATAATAAACAACATCTAAATTAGAAAGGGGTGAGAATTTGAAAAAGGGCCTGTTCTTTATTGGATGTTTCATATTAGTAGTTTTTTTCTCAATCCTCCCTGTTACAGCGAGTAATAATGAAAATACGGTAATCATTATTCCTATTGAAGAAGATGTAGAAAAAGGGTTACACGCTTTTTTAAAGAGAGCTGTCAAAACGGCAGAGGAAAAACACGCAGATATCATCATTTTTGATATTAATACACCAGGTGGTGCAGTGGATGCGGCAAGTGAGATTGGAAAACTGCTAAATAGTACTAAAATAAAGAAAATAGCTTTCGTCAATAATAAAGCTTTGTCTGCAGGTGCATATATTTCTCTATTTGCTGACCAAATTTATATGGTGCCAGATGGGACAATGGGCGCAGCGGCAATTATCGATCAAAAGGGAAACACTGCGGGAAAAAAGGCGGAAAGCTATTGGCGGTCTGCCATGAACGCAGCTGCTAGCCAACATGGACGTAATCCAATATACGCAGAAGCGATGGCTGTTGAAAACATTAATCTACCTGATTTAAAAGTTGAAAAGGGTGGGTTGCTGACACTTACTGCTGACCAAGCTGTTGAAGTTGGCTATTCCGAAGGAACCGTAAAAAATATTGATGAACTACTCGCGAAGATAGGTTATGAACATGCGAATATTGAACATATTAATAGTAGTTTTGCTGAAAAGGTTGCGAGATTTTTAACAAATCCTATTGTTGTACCTATATTGTTATCTATTGCCAGCCTTGGTTTAGTGATAGAATTGTATTCCCCTGGGTTCGGTATACCAGGTACAATGGGAATCATGGCACTTCTATTGTTTTTTTATGGACATTTAGTCGCAGGATTAGCGGGGTATGAATCTCTTATTTTGTTTATTATTGGTATTGTTCTTATTATTGCGGAGTTCTTCTTACCTGGAGCAATTGCAGGAATACTTGGTACTGCTGCGATAGTAGGTAGCTTACTAATGGCGGGTGGGAACATTTTTTACATGGGTATTTCCATCATCATTGCTATTTTAGTAGCAATAATTGGTATGATTATAATGGTAAAGGTGTTAGGAAAACGTATGAAACTATTTAAAAAGATTATCTTATCCGATTCTACTAGTACAGAAAAAGGTTATGTTTCAAATGTTAATCGTTTGGAGTTAGTAGGGAAAAATGGGGTTACAATGACACCGCTTCGACCTGCCGGTACAATGACAATCAATGATGAACGTTTAGACGTCGTAAGTGAAGGCGGGTACATCGATAAGGGAGTGAAAGTGAAGATAATCAAGGTAGAAGGATCGCGTATTGTAGTTAGAGAAGATAATTAGTCTTATTAAAGGGGGAAATAAAATGGCATTAGATCCAGGTACAATTCTCGTTTTATTGGCGATTGTTGCTGGTATTATTGTTCTAGCAATCTTATTAACTTTTGTTCCGGTTATGCTTTGGATATCTGCTCTTGCAGCAGGAGTTAAAATTGGAATTTTCACATTAATTGGAATGAGGCTTCGTCGAGTTATTCCGAGCCGTATTATTAATCCATTAATTAAAGCTCGGAAAGCGGGTATTGATGTAGGAATTAATCAACTTGAAAGTCACTATTTAGCTGGTGGTAATGTTGACCGTGTCGTAAATGCGTTAATCGCAGCGCATCGTGCGAATATTGAGCTAACATTCGAGCGCTGTGCAGCTATCGATTTAGCTGGCCGTAATGTGTTAGAAGCGGTTCAAATGAGTGTAAATCCAAAAGTAATTGAAACACCGTTTATTGCCGGTGTTGCAATGAATGGGATTGAGGTTAAGGCAAAAGCAAGAATTACAGTTCGTGCCAATATCGAAAGATTAGTCGGTGGAGCTGGTGAGGAGACAATTATTGCTCGTGTAGGTGAAGGAATTGTTAGTACAATTGGTTCATCAGACCATCACAAAAAAGTATTGGAAAATCCAGATCTTATATCCCAAACGGTATTAGCAAAGGGCTTAGATGCTGGTACAGCATTTGAAATTCTGTCCATCGATATTGCGGATGTTGATATCGGCAAAAACATCGGTGCGGAACTGCAAACAGAGCAAGCGGAAGCTGATAAAAAAATTGCTCAAGCAAAAGCGGAAGAACGCCGTGCAATGGCTGTAGCCTCTGAACAGGAAATGAAAGCCCGTGTACAAGAAATGAGAGCGAAAGTTGTAGAAGCAGAGGCAGATGTACCATTAGCGATGGCTGAAGCACTTCGTACAGGCAATATTGGTGTAATGGACTATATGAATTTTAAAAACATCGAATCTGATACAGATATGCGAGGCTCCATTGGAAAAATGACTACAGATAAAAAAGATCAACAAAAGCCAGAATAAAACCAAAGGTAAGGAGGAATTCCTTTGGAACTCATTATAGCAATAGTTGTAGGGATAATCGGCTTTATCGTAAAAAGGAAGACAGAAGGACAAGAAGCTGAAAAGAAATCAGCTTCTAGACCAGTTTTTTCGCCTGCAAAGCCTTCGGTTACAACGCAGCAAAAGGTGAAAAAAGTTGTTTCAACTATAGAGACATCTTATAAAAATGAAAAAGCTCCATTGCTTGAAAAAATGGAGAAAAATATAGAACGGACGAATGAAGCACAAATCATAAAAAAATACGAAGAAGTGACATCCTTTCAAAAAGATTATCATGAAGAAACGAAGAAAATTGATATTGATGAAAGCGATCTTTTAAAAGGAATCATATTAGCGGAAGTTCTTGGCCCTCCAAGAGCAAAAAAACCATTTAAAAGTAAATAATTTGTTATGAAACCGTATCATAAAAAAATGATACGGTTTTTCTTAATAATAAAGAAAGTATAATTTTTTATGTGTCTTCAGTCTTACTAAGTATCCTGCAATGTCCAGCTCCAGCGCCTATCGACTAGAAAACTTCAGGACTTTTCCCTACGATAAGTCAACATCGATTCGCCTTTCAGGCTCATCGTGTTTCCTTTATCTCCGTCGATGAGCAAGGCGC encodes:
- the floA gene encoding flotillin-like protein FloA (flotillin-like protein involved in membrane lipid rafts) yields the protein MALDPGTILVLLAIVAGIIVLAILLTFVPVMLWISALAAGVKIGIFTLIGMRLRRVIPSRIINPLIKARKAGIDVGINQLESHYLAGGNVDRVVNALIAAHRANIELTFERCAAIDLAGRNVLEAVQMSVNPKVIETPFIAGVAMNGIEVKAKARITVRANIERLVGGAGEETIIARVGEGIVSTIGSSDHHKKVLENPDLISQTVLAKGLDAGTAFEILSIDIADVDIGKNIGAELQTEQAEADKKIAQAKAEERRAMAVASEQEMKARVQEMRAKVVEAEADVPLAMAEALRTGNIGVMDYMNFKNIESDTDMRGSIGKMTTDKKDQQKPE
- a CDS encoding NfeD family protein encodes the protein MKKGLFFIGCFILVVFFSILPVTASNNENTVIIIPIEEDVEKGLHAFLKRAVKTAEEKHADIIIFDINTPGGAVDAASEIGKLLNSTKIKKIAFVNNKALSAGAYISLFADQIYMVPDGTMGAAAIIDQKGNTAGKKAESYWRSAMNAAASQHGRNPIYAEAMAVENINLPDLKVEKGGLLTLTADQAVEVGYSEGTVKNIDELLAKIGYEHANIEHINSSFAEKVARFLTNPIVVPILLSIASLGLVIELYSPGFGIPGTMGIMALLLFFYGHLVAGLAGYESLILFIIGIVLIIAEFFLPGAIAGILGTAAIVGSLLMAGGNIFYMGISIIIAILVAIIGMIIMVKVLGKRMKLFKKIILSDSTSTEKGYVSNVNRLELVGKNGVTMTPLRPAGTMTINDERLDVVSEGGYIDKGVKVKIIKVEGSRIVVREDN